From Chitinophagaceae bacterium, the proteins below share one genomic window:
- a CDS encoding aspartyl protease family protein, with product MRKLCYIVICLLPLLGARAQEILPQAETKFITRFPFKQFSGGVMVIQARFGDVPDSLNFILDTGSGGISLDSSTCAEFHIPVKPSDTSITGIGGVRKVAFAFDRTLHLPGLRVDHLNFHVNNYEVLSSVYGEKVDGIIGYSFFSRFIIKINFDSSMIEVYSPGRIQYPRNGTLLHPAFTNLPIQWLDIKDKKRMGFNFYFDTGAGLCLLLSEDFVKDSGILLSKRKPVVTQAEGLGGKLQMRLTLVKEVKVGPYRFRHVPTYLYKDDYNVTSYPFTGGLLGNDLLRRFNMIFNYPNREIHLTPNSHFEESFDYAYTGLGIYYVDGKIIVEDVIKGSPADKAHFKVNDEVIAVDRNFSLNMQVYKAILQRPNETVKVLIRRDGAVLKELTINTARIR from the coding sequence ATGAGAAAGCTTTGTTATATAGTAATATGTCTTTTACCCTTGCTGGGGGCAAGGGCACAGGAAATATTACCCCAGGCAGAAACAAAGTTCATCACCCGTTTCCCGTTCAAACAATTCAGCGGGGGGGTAATGGTCATACAGGCCCGGTTTGGCGATGTGCCCGACAGCCTGAACTTTATCCTCGACACCGGGAGCGGGGGCATTTCGCTTGACTCTTCTACCTGTGCGGAGTTCCATATCCCGGTAAAGCCTTCCGATACCAGCATCACCGGTATTGGCGGGGTACGGAAAGTGGCTTTTGCATTCGACCGGACCCTTCACCTGCCGGGGCTGCGGGTTGACCATCTTAATTTTCACGTGAACAACTACGAAGTGCTGAGCAGTGTTTATGGCGAAAAAGTAGATGGCATCATCGGGTATAGTTTCTTCAGTCGTTTTATCATTAAAATAAATTTCGACAGCAGCATGATCGAAGTGTACAGCCCCGGCAGGATCCAGTATCCCCGCAACGGCACCCTGCTGCACCCCGCTTTTACCAACCTGCCCATTCAATGGCTCGACATAAAAGATAAAAAAAGGATGGGGTTCAATTTCTATTTTGATACCGGCGCTGGCCTTTGCCTGCTGCTGAGCGAAGATTTTGTAAAAGACAGCGGCATCCTGCTTTCAAAGCGCAAACCGGTGGTAACGCAGGCCGAGGGACTGGGAGGCAAGCTGCAAATGCGGCTTACCCTGGTAAAGGAAGTGAAAGTGGGCCCCTACCGGTTCAGGCATGTGCCCACCTACCTGTATAAAGACGACTACAATGTTACTTCATACCCGTTCACCGGCGGCCTGCTGGGCAACGACCTGCTCCGCCGGTTCAACATGATCTTTAATTATCCCAACCGGGAGATCCATTTAACACCCAACAGCCATTTTGAGGAAAGCTTTGATTATGCCTATACGGGCCTGGGTATCTATTATGTAGACGGGAAAATAATCGTGGAAGACGTGATCAAGGGCTCCCCGGCCGATAAGGCCCATTTTAAAGTGAATGATGAAGTGATCGCCGTAGACAGGAACTTCTCATTGAACATGCAGGTATATAAGGCTATCCTGCAGCGGCCCAACGAGACCGTCAAGGTATTGATAAGAAGGGATGGAGCGGTGCTGAAGGAATTGACCATCAATACCGCCCGTATCCGTTAA
- a CDS encoding insulinase family protein: protein MIQFERFSLDNGLVVLVHQDKSTPMAVVNVLYDVGARDEDPAKTGFAHLFEHLMFGGSVNIPVYDEPLQLAGGENNAFTTNDLTNYYCQLPAENLETAFWLESDRMLSLAFSKKSLEVQRKVVSEEFKEHYINKPYGDVWHKMRELAYTTHPYRWMTIGKELGHIENATLDDVKAFFNKHYNPSNAILVVAGNVTTEEVKRLAEKWFGPIPAGEKYNRNLPAEPKQTEARVHTVKAGVPLDALYKCWHIYPRTDKRYYTADLITEILSGGGSSRLYQSLVKEKQLFSNIECYHLGSTDAGLLTIEGKLVKGVKMETAEAAIREELVKLQEEGISTRELDKVKNKTESMIAFEDMSITSRAASLAIYELLGDANLINTELDRYRAVTAEEIRNECKIIFDERNSNTLYYYSNN, encoded by the coding sequence ATGATACAATTTGAAAGATTCAGTCTTGATAACGGGCTTGTGGTCCTGGTTCACCAGGATAAGAGCACACCCATGGCGGTGGTGAATGTACTGTACGATGTGGGCGCCCGGGATGAAGACCCCGCCAAAACAGGATTTGCACATTTGTTTGAACACCTGATGTTTGGCGGCAGCGTGAATATACCCGTGTATGATGAGCCGCTGCAGCTTGCCGGCGGCGAGAACAATGCCTTTACTACCAATGACCTTACCAATTATTACTGCCAGTTGCCGGCCGAAAACCTGGAAACGGCATTCTGGCTCGAAAGCGACCGCATGTTGTCCCTGGCATTCAGCAAAAAAAGCCTCGAAGTGCAGCGCAAGGTTGTGAGCGAAGAATTCAAAGAGCATTACATCAATAAACCATACGGCGATGTATGGCATAAAATGCGTGAGCTGGCATACACTACACACCCGTACCGCTGGATGACGATCGGCAAGGAACTGGGCCATATTGAGAACGCCACGCTGGATGATGTGAAGGCTTTTTTCAATAAGCATTATAACCCCTCCAATGCCATCCTGGTTGTTGCCGGCAATGTGACCACGGAAGAAGTGAAAAGGCTGGCAGAGAAATGGTTTGGTCCCATACCGGCCGGTGAAAAATACAACCGCAACCTGCCGGCCGAACCAAAGCAGACCGAAGCCCGGGTACATACAGTGAAAGCGGGCGTTCCGTTGGATGCGCTGTATAAATGCTGGCATATCTATCCCAGGACCGATAAGCGGTATTATACCGCCGACCTGATCACCGAGATCCTGAGCGGGGGCGGTTCTTCCAGGCTGTACCAGTCATTGGTGAAAGAAAAACAACTGTTCAGCAATATTGAATGTTATCACCTGGGAAGTACCGATGCCGGCCTGCTCACCATCGAAGGCAAACTGGTGAAAGGGGTGAAGATGGAAACGGCAGAAGCAGCGATCAGGGAAGAGCTGGTAAAACTGCAGGAGGAAGGCATCAGCACCCGGGAGCTGGATAAAGTGAAGAACAAAACGGAAAGCATGATCGCCTTTGAAGACATGAGCATAACCAGCCGGGCCGCCAGCCTGGCCATCTACGAACTGCTGGGGGATGCCAACCTCATCAATACCGAACTGGACCGCTACCGGGCCGTGACGGCCGAAGAGATCCGGAACGAATGCAAAATAATTTTTG